From the genome of Candidatus Defluviilinea proxima:
AAGGCGTGGAGGTACGATTAGCGTGCGCGCCAGAAGAAAAGACGAGAATGAAATATTGCTTGAGGTAGAAGATGACGGCATTGGTTTCACGCCAGAAAAACTTGCACGCCTGCGCAATGAATTGAATGATGACTCAGGTGAGATTAAAATGGAAAGCGGTTACGGCATTGGCAACGTCAACAATCGTATCCGCTTGTATTACGGTAAACAGTATGGGCTTTCCATTCAAAGTGAATATGGTACAGGGACCCGTATCACTTTAGTGATCCCGTCAAAAATGGAAACCGCCACGCAAGATATGAACTCCTTGTAGATGGTTAGGATTAAGGAACCCTGTTGATGAAGATGTCACGTATTTTGTTTTTGTTCGCCATTTTCGCGTCTTTGTTTGGACCTGTGAGCTGTACGCAACAACCCACGCTTTCTTCTACCGAACAGCTTGGTCCCGTTGATGAGACCAAACCCGAGAAAACCTATGAGGATCTTATTATCGGTTTTGCACAATTGGGCGCTGAAAGTGAATGGCGAGTAGCAAATACCAACTCGATCAAAGAGACAGCAGAACAATTGGGTGTAGAACTCCGTTTTTATGATGCCCAACAAAAGCAGGAAAATCAGATCGAAGCGGTACGCAAACTCATTGTACAAAAGGTAGATGTGATTGGAATTTCTCCTATTGTTGAAACGGGGTGGGATGAAGTGTTCCAGGAAGCCAAGGATGCAGGTATCCCCATTATCGTAGTGGATCGGCGTGCAGATGTCCCTGATGATTTGTATGTATCTTATCTTGGCTCGGACTTCCTTGAGGAAGGACGTAATTCGGCCCGGGTGATGGCTGAACTGGTAAACGGGAACGCAAACCTTGTTGAACTGGCAGGGACACCAGGGTCCGCGCCTGCCAATGACCGTTATAGAGGCTTCCGCGAAGTTATAAAAGATTACCCAGGCATAAAGGTCATCGATTCGCAGACGGGTGATTTCACTTTGGCAGGGGGGAGGGAGGTCATGATGGGTTTTCTGGAAAAATATGGGAAGCAGATCACTGCTGTATTTGCTCATAATGACGATATGGCACTTGGCGCGATTCAAGCCATTGAAGAATATGGGCTCAGGCCCGGGGTGGATATCAAGATCGTTTCCGTGGATGCAGCTAGAGGGGCGTTTGAGGCGATGATCGCTGGCAAATTAAATGCGACCATAGAATGTAACCCCTTATTAGGTCCATCATTTTTTGAACTGGCTTTAAGAGTTGTTAATGGTCAATCGATACCTAAAAGGGTGCCTTCGGTCGAAGGGATCTTTTTTCCAGAGAATGCAAGCGAGATTTTGCTGACCCGTAAGTATTAATTGACGAGTAATTATTGCAATCGAAAGAAATTTAACTCTTTTCGTTAAAAATTCATTACCCACTTGGGTAATGAATTTTTTATTTGTTAACACAATGAGAAAATCAACCTCTTTCCAAAAAGAAAACATGGCTTTTCATACCGCAAAGCTGTATCCTTGCAATAGATTGTTACCGCTAACATACTCCTCTTAGATGAGTTTGATTTTCCACCTCATCCATTTTATTTGTGTATCCTGAGGGAACAAGCAGGATCAATAAGGAGGTGATCTGATAGAAAAGTTTTAGATTGAGCAAAAAGGAAGCGCACACCGCGAGATTGGCGTCTGAGGTGCACGCTCCCGAACGAGATTGCCATCAATAATGAAGGCAATCTGTCTACGATTGATTATAACGCCAACATTTGGTCCTACCATCTAATAATAAGGAGAAGAAAATGTCTAAGAAATTGCTTTTCAACTTGCTGGCTGTTTTGATGCTGGCTAGCCTCATGCTTTCCGCCTGTGGTTCCCCGGCTCCTGTTGCCACCGAAGAAGCCCCCGCTGCTGCAACCGAAGCTCCTGCCGCTGCTACTGAAGCCCCCGCCGCTGCAACCGAAGCTCCTGCGAAAACAACCTACACCTACGCTGACATGACTTTGTGCTACCCTCAGCTTGGTGCAGAGAGTGACTGGCGCACTGCCAATACCGCTTCCTTCAAGGAAACCGCTGAACAGTTGGGTGTGAAATTGGTCTTTTCTGATGCTCAACAGAAGCAGGAAAACCAGATCTCTGCCATGCGCGCTTGTATTCAACAAGGCGTGGATGTGATCGCTCTGCCCCCAGTCGTTGAAGATGGTTGGGATGCAGTCCTTCAAGAAGCCAAAGATGCAGAAATTCCTGTCATCATTGTTGATCGTTCCGTCTCTGCTGACAAGTCCCTGTATGTTTCCCACATCGGTTCCGACATGGTGTTGGAAGGTAGAAAATCTGGCGAAGAAATGAACAAGTTGCTGCCCGAAGGTGGTAACGTTCTTGAAATTAGTGGTACCACTGGCTCCGGCGCTGCAACTGGCCGTGCTAAGGGCTTCCGCGAAACACTCAATGCTAACATCACGATTTTGGACTCCCAGACTGGTAACTTCAACCCGACTGAAGCCAAGCCCGTTGCTGAAGCTTTCTTGAAGAAATACGCTGGCCAGATCGACGGCTTCTTCATCCACAATGATGGTATGGCTCAGGCCGTTGTCGAAGCTTTGAAGGCCGCTGGTGTGAAACCCGGTGAAATCAAGATCGTGTCTGTCGATGGTACCCGTGGTGGTTTCCAGATGATGATTGATGGTTGGGTACAGGCCGACGTTGAATGCAATCCTCTGCTTGGACCGCAGGTCATGGAAATGGCTCTCAAACTTATGAACGGCGAACAGATCGAAGCCGAAGTTCTCACCAACGAGACCGTTTACTATCCTGACAATGCGGCTGAATTGCTCCCGACCCGCAAGTACTAAAAGATTTATCCAGGTGTTGTTGTACTAAGATTTCCTGGGATCACGTAATATAAAGAAGCGGCGTTTGAAAAAACGCCGCTTCTTCCCCAAAACCAAACCTGTGTATGATACACATACCGAATAAAATAAAAGACAGGTGAAAATATTATGGCAGATTCTCAAAACATTCTAAATATGAAAGGGATCAAGAAATCCTTTCCTGGTGTTGCAGCCCTTGAGGATGTCGATTTTTCCCTGCGAAAAGGGGAAGTCCATGCCTTGATAGGCGAGAATGGAGCGGGGAAATCCACTTTGATCAAAGTTTTGACGGGGGTAGAGCATCCTGATGCAGGTTCCATTGAATTGGATGGCAACCTGATACACGTTAGATCTCCTCAGCATTCTCAGGAACTTGGTATTAGCACGGTGTATCAGGAAATTAATCTGTGCACGAATATCTCGGTCGCTGAAAATATTATGCTTGGTTTTGAACCTCGTAACTTTTTCGGCATTGATTGGAAAAAACTAAATGCTATGGCCCGTCAGGCAATGAAAAGGCTTGACGTTGATATTGATGTTACACAACCGTTGGGAAATTTTTCAGTCGCCATTCAACAAATGGTGGCAATCGTTCGTTCTCTTGAAGTTGCTTCTGCGAAAATCTTAATTCTCGATGAACCCACATCAAGTTTGGATGTTAATGAAACTGCCCAACTTTTCGATGTGATACGTAAGCTAAAAAGTGAGGGGATAGGTATCGTTTTCGTTACTCATTTTCTTGACCAGGTTTATACAATAACTGACCGCATTACTGTGTTGCGTAACGGTAAATTGGTTGGCACTTATAATACGGCTTCGTTGCCTCGCATTGAACTGATTAGCAAAATGCTAGGGCGCAGTTTAACTGATCTGGATGAAGTGTCAAAGGCCAAACAAAAAAGTGAACAAAATAAGAAGGATAAAGAAGTCCTTGTTGAAGCGAAGGGACTAGGCCTCTCAGGTTCCATAGAACCGATCGATTTAGAGCTACATGCGAATGAGGTCGTTGGACTTGCTGGGTTATTAGGGTCAGGCCGTACTGAAATCGCAAACCTGATTTTTGGTATTGATGCTCCTGATTCGGGTTCTCTCACAATAAGGGGTAAAAAGATCACGCATTTTTCACCTTTGGAATCTCTTGAGAATGGTATCGCCTTATGTCCTGAAGACCGTAAAGCAGAGGGTATTGTAGGGGATCTAACAATTCGGGAAAATATTATTCTGGCGTTACAGGCGCGTTATGGATGGTTTAAATTCATAAGTACTCAGAAACAATATGAAATTGCCAAAAAGTATATAGAACTTTTGGGAATTGCCACTCCATCGCCAGATCAGCTGGTCAAAAACTTAAGTGGTGGGAATCAACAAAAAGTCATTCTGGCGCGCTGGCTTGCAACAGACCCTCAGGTGTTGATCTTGGATGAACCCACCCGCGGTATTGATGTAGGGGCGAAAGCTGAAATTCAAAAGTTGGTATTGGAATTGGTTGAGGAAGGCAAGTCGATCATTTTCATATCCTCTGAGTTGGAAGAAGTACTGCGCACCAGTAACCGCATTATCGTACTGCGAGACCATAAGAAAGCCGCTGAATATTCCGGCGATGTAGATGATCACAC
Proteins encoded in this window:
- a CDS encoding ABC transporter substrate-binding protein — its product is MSRILFLFAIFASLFGPVSCTQQPTLSSTEQLGPVDETKPEKTYEDLIIGFAQLGAESEWRVANTNSIKETAEQLGVELRFYDAQQKQENQIEAVRKLIVQKVDVIGISPIVETGWDEVFQEAKDAGIPIIVVDRRADVPDDLYVSYLGSDFLEEGRNSARVMAELVNGNANLVELAGTPGSAPANDRYRGFREVIKDYPGIKVIDSQTGDFTLAGGREVMMGFLEKYGKQITAVFAHNDDMALGAIQAIEEYGLRPGVDIKIVSVDAARGAFEAMIAGKLNATIECNPLLGPSFFELALRVVNGQSIPKRVPSVEGIFFPENASEILLTRKY
- a CDS encoding sugar ABC transporter ATP-binding protein translates to MADSQNILNMKGIKKSFPGVAALEDVDFSLRKGEVHALIGENGAGKSTLIKVLTGVEHPDAGSIELDGNLIHVRSPQHSQELGISTVYQEINLCTNISVAENIMLGFEPRNFFGIDWKKLNAMARQAMKRLDVDIDVTQPLGNFSVAIQQMVAIVRSLEVASAKILILDEPTSSLDVNETAQLFDVIRKLKSEGIGIVFVTHFLDQVYTITDRITVLRNGKLVGTYNTASLPRIELISKMLGRSLTDLDEVSKAKQKSEQNKKDKEVLVEAKGLGLSGSIEPIDLELHANEVVGLAGLLGSGRTEIANLIFGIDAPDSGSLTIRGKKITHFSPLESLENGIALCPEDRKAEGIVGDLTIRENIILALQARYGWFKFISTQKQYEIAKKYIELLGIATPSPDQLVKNLSGGNQQKVILARWLATDPQVLILDEPTRGIDVGAKAEIQKLVLELVEEGKSIIFISSELEEVLRTSNRIIVLRDHKKAAEYSGDVDDHTIIQTMAGIL
- a CDS encoding ABC transporter substrate-binding protein gives rise to the protein MSKKLLFNLLAVLMLASLMLSACGSPAPVATEEAPAAATEAPAAATEAPAAATEAPAKTTYTYADMTLCYPQLGAESDWRTANTASFKETAEQLGVKLVFSDAQQKQENQISAMRACIQQGVDVIALPPVVEDGWDAVLQEAKDAEIPVIIVDRSVSADKSLYVSHIGSDMVLEGRKSGEEMNKLLPEGGNVLEISGTTGSGAATGRAKGFRETLNANITILDSQTGNFNPTEAKPVAEAFLKKYAGQIDGFFIHNDGMAQAVVEALKAAGVKPGEIKIVSVDGTRGGFQMMIDGWVQADVECNPLLGPQVMEMALKLMNGEQIEAEVLTNETVYYPDNAAELLPTRKY